From Bradyrhizobium sp. AZCC 1610:
CGGCCGCAATGCGGATGGCGCCGGTGAAGGCATCCGCCTCGTTGGTGCTACCGTCGAAGGATATGCACAGAACCTTGCACTGGCGAACCGCGGGCGCAATTGCACGATCAAGCTGCCGCTGGTCGGCGAATTCCAGATCGAGAACGCGCTCGTTGCCGCGGGGCTCGCGATCGGCACCGGCAGCGAGGCGGATGCTGTGCTGGATGCGCTCGAGCATCTCGAAGGCGCCAAGGGGCGGCTGGAGCGGGTCGGCGCACACAATGGCGCGCCGATCTTTGTCGATTACGCGCACAAGCCGGATGCGCTGGCGAAGGCGCTGCAGGCGCTGCGGCCTTACGCCAAGCGCAAACTCGTCGTCATCTTCGGCGCCGGTGGCGATCGCGACGCCGGAAAACGCCCGATCATGGGTGCGATTGCGGCCGAGAATGCGGATCAAGTCATCGTCACCGACGACAATCCGCGCAGCGAAAATCCGGCCACGATCCGCGCCGCCATTCTGGCGGCGGCGAAGGGCGCCAGCGACATCGGCGATCGTGCTGAAGCGATCAGGGCAGGGATAGCAGCGCTGCAGCCCGGCGATGCCTTGCTGATCGCCGGCAAGGGGCACGAGACCGGCCAGATCGTCGGCGACACGGTTTTGCCGTTCAGCGATCACGAGGCGGTGGCGGCCGCGCTCGCAGCGAGGGTGGCATGAGCACGACGCCATTGTGGACCACTGCCGAAGTCGCGCGCGCGCTGGGGCTGTCCGGCGAGTACCCCGCTACGCCGATTGATTTCGTCACGCAGGACAGCCGGTTGGTGAAACCGGGCTGCCTGTTCGTGGCGTTGAGCGGCACGCCAAGCGGCGGCTTCATCTCCAGTTTCGCCAGCGCGCGCGATGGCTGGGAATTCGCCGCCAAGGCGGAAGCGGCCGGCGCCGTGGCGATGATCGTCCCGCATCGGATCGACGGCGTCAGCGTTCCGCAGTTGATCGTCGAGGACACGTTGATCGATGGCCTGTGGCGGCTTGCACGCGCGGCGCGGGCGCGGTTCAACGGTCCGGTGATCGGCCTGACCGGCAGCGCCGGCAAGACCAGCACCAAGGAGTTCCTCGCCGCGTATCCTGCCGCCTATGCCAGCCCGAGCAGCTTCAACAATTTCTGGGGCGTGCCGCTGACGCTGTGCAATGCCAGCCCTGGCGCGAGCGTGTGGGTCGTCGAAATGGGCATGAACCAATCAGACGAGATCGCGCGGCTCAGCGAACTGACCCAGCCTACGGTCGCGCTTGTCGTAAACGTGCAGCCGGTGCATCTGGAAAAGCTCGGCAGCCTGGAAGCGATCCGGCGCGAGAAGGTGAGCATCGCGCAAGGTCTGCCTGACGATGGCGTGCTGGTGCTGCCTGATGATGTCGAGGCGCCGGAATGGAACGGCAAGGTCGTTCGCTTTGGCGAGGGATCCGAGGTGCGGGAGCTGAACCACGCAGCCGAGGGCGAGAGCTGGAACGTCACTGCGCAGGTGAACGGCAAGCCAATCGAATTCGGCCTGACGCCCGGTGCGCCACATCGGCTGCAGAACGCGCTTGCCGCGCTGGCGTCCGTCCGTGCCGCCGGGCTCGAACCGGCGTCGCTGGCCAACGAGCTCAGCCATGTCGGCATCATGACCGGCCGCGGCGTGGAGCAGGCGGCCCATGGCGTCACCGTGATCGACGACAGTTTCAACGGCAATCCGGCCAGCATGGTGGCCGCGCTCGGCAGCCTGAAGGCGCGGCCGGTGAAGGCTGGCCGGCGCATCGCCGTTCTCGGCGACATGCTGGAACTGGGCGCTGATGCGCCCGCCTATCACGAGAAGCTCGCCGCAGACCTGCCGGGCATCGACGGCATTTACTGCGTCGGCCCGCTGATGCGCCATTTATACGATCTCGTGCCGGCGGAGCGGGCG
This genomic window contains:
- a CDS encoding UDP-N-acetylmuramoyl-tripeptide--D-alanyl-D-alanine ligase; translated protein: MSTTPLWTTAEVARALGLSGEYPATPIDFVTQDSRLVKPGCLFVALSGTPSGGFISSFASARDGWEFAAKAEAAGAVAMIVPHRIDGVSVPQLIVEDTLIDGLWRLARAARARFNGPVIGLTGSAGKTSTKEFLAAYPAAYASPSSFNNFWGVPLTLCNASPGASVWVVEMGMNQSDEIARLSELTQPTVALVVNVQPVHLEKLGSLEAIRREKVSIAQGLPDDGVLVLPDDVEAPEWNGKVVRFGEGSEVRELNHAAEGESWNVTAQVNGKPIEFGLTPGAPHRLQNALAALASVRAAGLEPASLANELSHVGIMTGRGVEQAAHGVTVIDDSFNGNPASMVAALGSLKARPVKAGRRIAVLGDMLELGADAPAYHEKLAADLPGIDGIYCVGPLMRHLYDLVPAERALGWHEDPATLDPQEIAALLRNGDVVVVKGSKKMFWVNKFVPRLLAALQAKA